A window of the Lactuca sativa cultivar Salinas chromosome 7, Lsat_Salinas_v11, whole genome shotgun sequence genome harbors these coding sequences:
- the LOC111900859 gene encoding mitogen-activated protein kinase 14, translated as MSTSDSNQENSENDDSKSSSNGKGNVTGNINQRILFGGEGSERAFLGQVDDNTPIPSVVPDCGTVVSVQKHREEILKEHAEWRESSSMRIQGSKELNFFTEYGEVSRYKVKEIIGEGNSSIVCSAYDTHTGEMVAIKKINNIFENLSVAISVTREIKLLRRLYHPDIVKIKNILLPPSRKEFNDIYVVFEHMDCDLHQIIKANDDLTPEHYQFFLYQILRGLKYIHTANVFHRDLRPKNILATSDCKLKICDFGISRVAFSDQPTGKFWTDYIAARWYRAPELCGSFFSKYTPAIDIWSVGCIFAEILTGKPLFPGKNVVHQLDLMTDLLGTPSSETISTIRNEKARKYLNSMRKKTPFSLVEKFPNTDPLALGLLQRLIAFDPRDRPTVEEALSDPYFKNLADVEREPSAQPITKLEFEFETRENTKEELREVIYREILEYHPVGFHLTIKS; from the exons ATGTCCACGTCCGACTCCAACCAAGAAAACTCTG AAAATGATGATTCAAAGTCATCAAGTAATGGTAAAGGCAACGTTACTGGAAACATAAATCAAAGGATTCTATTTGGTGGTGAAGGTTCCGAAAGGGCATTCTTGGGTCAGGTCGATGACAACACTCCCATCCCTTCAGTCGTCCCTGATTGTGGAACTGTTGTTTCTGTTCAGAAGCACAGAGAAGAAATCTTGAAAGAGCATGCTGAATGGCGG GAGTCTTCAAGCATGAGAATTCAAGGATCCAAAGAATTAAATTTTTTTACCGAATATGGTGAAGTGAGTAGGTACAAGGTAAAGGAAATTATTGGTGAAGGAAACTCTAGTATTGTCTGCTCTGCATATGATACTCATACAGGGGAGATGGTAgcgataaaaaaaataaataatatattcgAAAATCTTTCTGTTGCTATCAGTGTCACTCGTGAGATTAAGCTACTTAGGCGCCTTTATCATCCAGACATTGTCAAAATTAAAAACATCTTGTTGCCTCCATCCAGAAAAGAATTTAATGATATATACGTGGTGTTTGAGCATATGGATTGTGACCTACACCAAATCATTAAAGCAAACGACGACTTAACACCAGAACATTATCAGTTCTTTCTTTATCAAATTCTTCGAGGACTGAAATATATACACACAG CGAATGTCTTTCACAGAGATCTAAGACCCAAAAATATTTTAGCTACTTCTGACTGCAAACTCAAGATCTGCGACTTTGGTATTTCAAGGGTTGCATTCAGTGATCAACCTACTGGGAAATTCTGGACA GATTACATTGCAGCAAGATGGTATAGGGCTCCTGAACTGTGTGGATCTTTTTTTAGTAAG TATACACCAGCAATAGATATATGGAGTGTTGGTTGCATCTTTGCAGAAATTTTAACAGGGAAGCCTCTTTTCCCTGGGAAAAATGTTGTGCATCAGTTGGATTTAATGACTGATCTTCTAGGAACACCATCATCTGAAACTATCTCCACG ATAAGAAATGAGAAGGCGAGGAAATACTTAAACAGTATGAGGaagaaaactcctttttctctcGTTGAAAAGTTCCCGAATACAGACCCCCTGGCTCTTGGTTTATTACAAAGATTGATTGCATTTGATCCAAGGGATAGACCTACTGTTGAGGAG GCTCTTTCTGATCCATATTTTAAGAATTTGGCTGACGTTGAAAGGGAGCCTTCTGCTCAGCCCATTACAAAGTTGGAATTTGAGTTTGAAACAAGAGAAAATACGAAAGAAGAGTTACGTGAAGTGATCTATAGGGAGATtctggaataccatccagtagGATTCCATCTCACTATTAAATCATAA
- the LOC111900860 gene encoding uncharacterized protein LOC111900860: MDIFYPFTHSLLPSNGFNIAYFLYQLNTTSAYNVVSRLFRLIPFTNFDRLSSFDFVFSIVILLPSVSASNQIFTGRLSTTFSFFNLTKRDYIRISISSVKSYRWKGQRERQLPILKYAEEDVGEFLQ; the protein is encoded by the exons ATGGATATCTTCTACCCCTTTACGCACTCCCTGCTTCCATCGAACGGTTTTAACATTGCCTATTTCCTCTACCAGTTGAATACAACGTCTGCCTATAACGTTGTCTCTCGATTATTTCGTCTCATACCCTTCACAAATTTTGACCGACTGTCGTCTTTTGATTTCGTATTTTCCATTGTCATCCTACTACCGAGTGTATCTGCTTCTAATCAGATATTTACAGGGAGGTTATCCACCACCTTCTCCTTTTTCAATCTTACAAAAAGGGATTACATCCGTATTTCCATTTCATCGGTGAAATCATACAG ATGGAAGGGACAAAGAGAGAGACAACTTCCCATACTCAAATACGCAG AGGAGGATGTCGGTGAATTCCTACAGTGA